A single window of Acetobacteraceae bacterium DNA harbors:
- a CDS encoding insulinase family protein, whose amino-acid sequence MTAPTSPLHFAKKNALLLSATILSSIFYINTSLAQATPETKTAPPAAKSDTPREDAPSFTETRAPALRYTLSNGLQVAIIKDPLAPVVQTMVNYSVGSANAPKNFPGNAHALEHMMFNGTPNISRSQLASISSRLGNHNNADTTSDVTQYYFEAPAENLEILLKIEADRMQEITLDPKEWAHEKGAIEQEVSRDLSNPAYRYLTQLRAILFKNTPYERDALGDRTSFDKTTAEDLHAFYNTWYAPNNAILVIAGDVDPKKTLELVKKYFGKIAPKRLPDSPEIIPGTVKQQDIVLPTDYPVSFEIQAWRMPGMRDPDYATAQILADTLASERGNLFALVPAGEALEAGFSYQAEAQGGMGLAFIAYPKGQPRDVFKRKLSNILNQYRQNGIPEKLITAAKKNEIANLAFKANSISGLAESWSEALAIQHLNSPKTLSKAFDKVTKKDVDALLRKWLLNTNVISASLRPSDKGHAIAAQGFGGTENLLSDNGENVTLPEWAEKALGHAHAPTPIVPPKSYILPNGLQLLVQPETVSNTIELFGEIRQNAALQDPKGQEGVSDLTDALFLYGSTKHNQKALAAAFDSLCASESAGSHFSLSVRKPDFSTSLSLLAEHELTPAFPAEGFTKTRSEMAEARKGEMTSPAYHFNRAIRKALVPTNDPTLREATAETIRQLKLQNVKNLYQKAYRPDLTTIFVIGNIQPEEAYQEILKNFGGWQKQGETPKLDLPHLPANKKSQTRILDPGRSQDEVKLVENLQIDVRDPDRHALAVGNQILGAGGFSSRLMKDLRVKSGFAYSAGSGIQYSRTRTGFEIGFGSDPEKALNAEKLAVKDLKQLQEAPPTEQEMALAKDSLLRSALIGRASFSGLASLWMTLEALNLPPETPNETMKAIENMQAEQVQKAFQRWIQPDNLARITLGPAPQTKIKAKSPTIKHA is encoded by the coding sequence ATGACCGCCCCTACTTCCCCTCTGCATTTTGCAAAAAAAAACGCTCTCTTGCTTTCCGCAACAATCTTAAGCAGTATTTTCTATATAAATACTTCCCTTGCGCAAGCAACGCCTGAAACAAAAACGGCGCCTCCTGCAGCAAAGTCCGACACGCCACGAGAAGACGCTCCCAGCTTTACCGAAACAAGAGCCCCGGCGCTACGCTATACGCTTTCAAATGGCCTTCAGGTTGCGATCATCAAAGATCCATTAGCGCCCGTTGTCCAAACGATGGTAAATTATTCCGTTGGCTCTGCAAATGCACCCAAAAATTTTCCAGGAAATGCCCATGCCTTAGAACATATGATGTTTAACGGCACGCCTAACATTAGTCGCTCTCAACTGGCTTCGATCAGTTCTCGGCTTGGCAATCACAATAATGCCGACACAACTTCAGACGTCACGCAGTATTATTTCGAAGCACCAGCAGAAAATCTTGAAATTCTATTAAAAATAGAAGCCGACCGTATGCAGGAGATCACTTTAGATCCTAAAGAATGGGCGCATGAAAAAGGAGCGATTGAACAAGAGGTTTCGAGAGATCTTTCTAATCCTGCCTACCGCTATCTTACCCAATTACGTGCTATCCTCTTTAAAAATACCCCTTATGAACGAGATGCTTTAGGGGATCGCACCTCTTTTGATAAAACGACGGCCGAAGATTTACATGCATTTTATAATACGTGGTATGCCCCAAATAATGCAATTTTAGTGATTGCCGGTGATGTTGACCCCAAAAAAACTTTAGAACTCGTCAAAAAATATTTTGGTAAGATCGCACCAAAACGTTTGCCTGATAGTCCAGAAATCATTCCGGGTACTGTCAAACAGCAAGATATTGTTTTGCCAACAGACTATCCTGTTTCTTTCGAAATTCAAGCCTGGCGTATGCCCGGCATGCGTGATCCTGATTACGCAACGGCACAAATTCTTGCCGATACCCTTGCCAGTGAACGGGGAAATCTCTTTGCACTCGTTCCCGCAGGGGAAGCTTTGGAAGCAGGTTTTTCTTACCAAGCTGAAGCGCAAGGCGGCATGGGACTTGCCTTTATTGCATATCCTAAAGGACAGCCAAGAGATGTTTTCAAACGAAAACTCTCCAATATTCTAAATCAATATCGACAAAACGGCATTCCAGAGAAACTTATTACTGCGGCGAAAAAAAATGAGATTGCCAATCTTGCTTTTAAGGCCAATTCAATCTCCGGACTGGCAGAGAGCTGGTCAGAAGCTTTAGCAATTCAACATCTCAACAGTCCAAAAACGCTTTCCAAAGCCTTTGATAAGGTTACGAAGAAAGACGTAGATGCTCTTCTCCGTAAATGGCTTTTAAATACAAATGTTATCAGCGCCTCTTTACGTCCCTCTGATAAAGGCCATGCGATTGCAGCTCAAGGCTTTGGCGGTACTGAAAATCTTCTCTCGGATAATGGGGAAAATGTTACCCTCCCTGAATGGGCTGAAAAAGCTTTGGGACATGCCCATGCGCCTACCCCAATCGTCCCGCCGAAAAGCTACATTCTGCCAAACGGCTTACAACTTTTAGTTCAGCCAGAAACTGTCAGTAACACGATTGAACTTTTTGGTGAAATTCGTCAGAATGCTGCGCTACAAGACCCTAAAGGGCAAGAAGGGGTTTCTGACCTTACGGATGCACTTTTCCTCTATGGCTCTACCAAACATAACCAAAAAGCCCTTGCCGCAGCTTTCGATAGTCTTTGTGCGAGTGAAAGCGCAGGGAGTCATTTTAGCCTTTCTGTCCGGAAACCTGATTTTTCTACCTCACTCTCTCTCTTAGCAGAGCATGAACTCACACCAGCCTTTCCAGCAGAAGGGTTTACAAAAACACGTTCTGAGATGGCAGAGGCCAGAAAAGGAGAAATGACCTCGCCCGCCTATCATTTCAACCGTGCTATCCGGAAAGCTTTGGTTCCGACAAATGACCCAACCCTCCGAGAAGCAACAGCTGAGACAATCCGTCAACTTAAACTTCAAAATGTCAAAAATTTATACCAAAAAGCCTACCGGCCAGATCTGACAACCATTTTTGTCATTGGCAATATTCAGCCAGAAGAAGCTTATCAAGAAATTCTCAAGAATTTTGGAGGGTGGCAGAAACAGGGAGAAACACCAAAACTTGATCTTCCCCATCTTCCTGCCAACAAAAAGTCCCAAACGAGAATTCTCGACCCTGGACGCTCACAAGATGAAGTCAAACTTGTTGAGAATCTTCAAATAGATGTCCGTGATCCTGATCGCCATGCGCTTGCCGTTGGTAATCAAATCCTAGGTGCAGGCGGTTTTTCATCCCGCCTTATGAAAGATCTACGGGTCAAATCAGGCTTTGCCTACAGTGCCGGCAGTGGCATTCAATATTCTCGCACCCGTACGGGTTTTGAAATTGGATTTGGTTCTGATCCTGAAAAGGCTCTAAATGCTGAAAAATTGGCTGTGAAGGACCTAAAACAACTCCAAGAGGCACCGCCAACAGAGCAGGAAATGGCACTTGCCAAAGATTCCCTCCTGCGCTCTGCGCTTATCGGACGGGCAAGTTTTTCTGGCCTTGCAAGTCTTTGGATGACTCTGGAAGCACTTAACCTGCCGCCGGAAACGCCGAATGAAACCATGAAAGCTATTGAAAATATGCAGGCAGAGCAGGTTCAAAAAGCTTTTCAGCGTTGGATTCAACCAGACAATCTTGCACGAATTACTTTGGGACCTGCACCTCAAACAAAAATAAAAGCAAAATCACCAACAATAAAGCACGCATAA